One segment of Streptomyces sp. YIM 121038 DNA contains the following:
- a CDS encoding glycosyltransferase, translating to MRIGLLTESGYPYVGGEARLWCDRLVRGLGRHEFDVYALSRSARQEALGWVDLPPQVRRVRSAALWGEASGRPVLWGRRRAGRRFAECFTELAAGLTGASGEGVTRTPDGGVTGTSGESVTGTSDELADRFGNGLYGLAELARDTGGLAGALRSEDAVRALESACRAPGAHRAARAARVPDLLAVAADLERTLRPLSLDWYDDDTLGAVDLCHATAGGAAALPGLLARHFAGVPLLVTEYGVRLRAHYLAGAGAVAGAGAAEEPAPSAPARALLASFHGRLAAETYREATVITPGNAHARRWQERCGADRAKLRTVYPGLEADRFAEVGEREEPGEPHTLLWVGRVEPAKDLISLLHAFAEVRKEEPGARLRIVGALADGDRAAAYLAHCRALAAQLFPDEAEDAYAVGANPVSFEEIGSPEAPDLADAYAGGGVVVLSSVVEGFPISLIEAMLCGRATVSTDVGAVVEVIGGTGLVVPPRNPRALAQACVQLLRDPERRARLGAAARARALELFTVEQNIAAFHSIYLEIVSHCPVRRETVNEAGEPVPFAHPAEASVPGRWAVGGRLAGAVPLGRPAPLGTAATAATAATAPSWAARCGLRGHLGEVAS from the coding sequence GTGCGCATTGGACTGCTTACGGAGAGTGGCTATCCGTATGTGGGCGGTGAGGCCAGGCTCTGGTGCGACCGGCTCGTGCGCGGGCTCGGGCGGCACGAGTTCGACGTCTACGCGCTGAGCCGCAGCGCCCGCCAGGAGGCGCTGGGCTGGGTCGACCTGCCCCCGCAGGTCCGCCGGGTGCGCAGCGCCGCGCTGTGGGGCGAGGCCTCCGGACGGCCGGTGCTGTGGGGGCGGCGCCGCGCGGGCCGGCGCTTCGCCGAGTGCTTCACGGAGCTCGCGGCGGGGCTGACGGGCGCGTCCGGTGAGGGCGTGACGCGCACGCCCGACGGGGGTGTGACGGGCACGTCCGGCGAGAGCGTGACGGGCACGTCCGATGAGTTGGCGGACCGTTTCGGCAACGGCCTCTACGGCCTCGCCGAACTCGCCCGCGACACCGGCGGGCTCGCCGGGGCCCTGCGCTCCGAGGACGCCGTACGCGCCCTGGAGAGCGCCTGCCGCGCGCCCGGCGCGCACCGGGCCGCCCGCGCCGCCCGCGTGCCCGACCTGCTCGCCGTCGCGGCGGACCTGGAGCGGACCCTGCGCCCGCTCTCCCTCGACTGGTACGACGACGACACGCTCGGCGCCGTCGACCTCTGCCACGCCACGGCGGGCGGCGCCGCTGCGCTGCCCGGCCTGCTCGCCCGGCACTTCGCGGGCGTACCGCTGCTCGTCACCGAGTACGGCGTACGGCTGCGGGCGCACTACCTGGCGGGCGCGGGCGCCGTGGCGGGCGCGGGCGCCGCCGAAGAGCCCGCGCCGAGCGCACCCGCGCGGGCGCTGCTCGCCTCCTTCCACGGCAGGCTCGCCGCCGAGACCTACCGCGAGGCCACCGTCATCACCCCCGGCAACGCGCACGCCCGCCGCTGGCAGGAGCGGTGCGGTGCCGACCGCGCCAAGCTGCGCACGGTCTACCCGGGCCTGGAGGCCGACCGCTTCGCCGAGGTCGGCGAGCGCGAGGAGCCCGGCGAGCCGCACACGCTCCTGTGGGTCGGCCGGGTCGAGCCCGCCAAGGACCTGATCTCCCTCCTGCACGCCTTCGCCGAGGTCCGCAAGGAGGAACCCGGGGCGCGCCTGCGGATCGTCGGCGCCCTCGCCGACGGGGACCGGGCCGCGGCCTACCTCGCCCACTGCCGGGCGCTCGCCGCGCAGCTGTTCCCCGACGAGGCCGAGGACGCGTACGCGGTCGGCGCCAACCCCGTCTCCTTCGAGGAGATCGGCAGCCCCGAGGCGCCGGACCTCGCCGACGCCTACGCCGGAGGCGGCGTGGTCGTCCTGTCGAGCGTCGTCGAGGGCTTCCCCATCAGCCTCATCGAGGCGATGCTCTGCGGCCGCGCCACGGTCTCCACGGACGTCGGCGCGGTGGTCGAGGTCATCGGCGGCACGGGCCTCGTGGTGCCGCCCCGCAACCCCCGGGCGCTCGCGCAGGCGTGCGTGCAGCTGCTGCGCGACCCCGAGCGCCGCGCACGCCTCGGTGCGGCGGCGCGGGCCCGGGCGCTCGAACTCTTCACGGTCGAGCAGAACATCGCGGCATTTCACAGCATTTACCTGGAGATCGTCTCGCACTGCCCGGTGCGACGCGAGACCGTGAACGAGGCGGGCGAGCCGGTGCCGTTCGCCCACCCGGCCGAGGCGTCCGTGCCGGGCCGGTGGGCCGTCGGCGGCCGCCTCGCGGGCGCGGTCCCCCTCGGCAGGCCCGCACCCCTCGGCACCGCCGCGACCGCCGCCACCGCCGCCACCGCCCCGAGCTGGGCCGCCCGCTGCGGCCTGCGGGGACACCTGGGGGAGGTGGCGTCGTGA
- a CDS encoding spherulation-specific family 4 protein, translating into MPHLGRTPHPGPTPRPGRGPRPTGTTALGPRTAPRVGFGVPGTAHPLLASAEWAELTRAHGSLHWVVLNVAGGPGDRPDPHCLDAAGRLRNAGVRVLGHLDAAYGARSFGELVSDAHRYLDWYLVDGFYLARCPTERAALPEVRRTVTTLRALLGRAHVVFGHGTHPYPGYIESADQLVTFSGPWSDYRWSQVAEWTADYPPECFCHLVHGVPRGHLDEALRVARWQGASTIYFTDRTDGGGSGAGGDPWEALPGYWDEIVSRIGPGVSE; encoded by the coding sequence ATGCCGCATCTAGGCCGCACACCGCACCCCGGCCCCACCCCCCGGCCGGGCCGCGGACCGCGTCCCACCGGCACGACGGCCCTCGGCCCGCGGACCGCCCCGCGCGTCGGCTTCGGCGTCCCCGGCACCGCCCACCCCCTGCTGGCCTCCGCCGAGTGGGCCGAACTCACCCGGGCCCACGGCTCCTTGCACTGGGTCGTCCTGAACGTCGCGGGCGGCCCGGGCGACCGGCCCGACCCACACTGCCTCGACGCCGCCGGACGACTGCGGAACGCGGGCGTCCGGGTCCTCGGCCACCTCGACGCGGCGTACGGCGCCCGGAGTTTCGGCGAACTCGTCTCCGACGCCCACCGCTATCTCGACTGGTACCTCGTCGACGGCTTCTACCTCGCCCGCTGCCCGACGGAGCGCGCGGCGCTGCCCGAGGTCCGGCGCACCGTCACCACCCTGCGCGCGCTCCTCGGCAGGGCCCACGTCGTGTTCGGGCACGGCACGCACCCGTACCCCGGATACATCGAGAGCGCCGACCAGTTGGTGACGTTCAGCGGGCCCTGGAGCGACTACCGCTGGTCCCAGGTCGCCGAGTGGACCGCCGACTACCCGCCCGAGTGCTTCTGCCACCTCGTACACGGCGTACCGCGCGGCCACCTCGACGAGGCGCTGCGCGTCGCCCGCTGGCAGGGCGCCTCGACGATCTACTTCACCGACCGCACGGACGGCGGCGGCAGCGGCGCGGGCGGCGACCCCTGGGAGGCCCTGCCCGGTTACTGGGACGAGATCGTCTCGCGTATCGGACCAGGTGTCTCGGAATGA
- the moeZ gene encoding adenylyltransferase/sulfurtransferase MoeZ, with protein sequence MSLPPLVEPASELTVDEVRRYSRHLIIPDVGMDGQKRLKNAKVLCVGAGGLGSPALMYLAAAGVGTLGIVEFDEVDESNLQRQIIHSQSDIGRSKAESARDSVLGINPYVNVVLHEQRLEADNVMDIFSQYDLIVDGTDNFATRYLVNDACVLLNKPYVWGSIYRFDGQASVFWSEHGPCYRCLYPEPPPPGMVPSCAEGGVLGVLCASIGSIQVNEAIKLLAGIGEPLVGRLMIYDALEMQYRQVKVRKDPDCAVCGENPTVTELIDYEAFCGVVSEEAQEAAAGSTITPKQLKEWIDADEKIEIIDVREPNEYEIVSIPGAKLIPKNEFLMGTALQGLPQDKKIVLHCKTGVRSAEVLAVLKSAGFADAVHVGGGVIGWVNQIEPEKPVY encoded by the coding sequence GTGTCGCTGCCACCCCTGGTCGAGCCAGCATCTGAGCTCACCGTCGACGAGGTCCGCAGGTACTCCCGCCACCTGATCATCCCGGACGTCGGGATGGACGGGCAGAAGCGGCTGAAGAACGCCAAGGTGCTCTGTGTGGGCGCCGGCGGCCTCGGGTCACCGGCGCTGATGTACCTCGCGGCGGCGGGTGTCGGCACCCTCGGCATCGTGGAGTTCGACGAGGTCGACGAGTCGAACCTGCAGCGCCAGATCATCCACAGCCAGTCCGACATCGGCCGCTCCAAGGCCGAGTCGGCCCGCGACAGCGTCCTCGGCATCAACCCGTACGTGAACGTGGTCCTGCACGAGCAGCGGCTCGAAGCCGACAACGTGATGGACATCTTCAGCCAGTACGACCTGATCGTCGACGGCACCGACAACTTCGCGACCCGCTACCTGGTCAACGACGCCTGCGTGCTCCTGAACAAGCCGTACGTATGGGGCTCCATCTACCGCTTCGACGGCCAGGCCTCGGTGTTCTGGTCCGAGCACGGCCCCTGCTACCGCTGCCTCTACCCGGAGCCCCCGCCCCCCGGCATGGTCCCGTCCTGCGCCGAGGGCGGCGTGCTCGGCGTGCTGTGCGCGTCCATCGGCTCCATCCAGGTCAACGAGGCCATCAAGCTCCTCGCGGGCATCGGCGAGCCGCTCGTCGGCCGCCTGATGATCTACGACGCCCTGGAGATGCAGTACCGCCAGGTCAAGGTCCGCAAGGACCCCGACTGCGCGGTCTGCGGCGAGAACCCCACCGTCACCGAGCTCATCGACTACGAGGCCTTCTGCGGCGTCGTGTCCGAGGAGGCCCAGGAGGCGGCCGCCGGTTCGACGATCACTCCCAAGCAGCTCAAGGAGTGGATCGACGCCGACGAGAAGATCGAGATCATCGACGTCCGCGAGCCGAACGAGTACGAGATCGTCTCGATCCCGGGCGCCAAGCTGATCCCGAAGAACGAGTTCCTCATGGGCACCGCCCTGCAGGGCCTGCCGCAGGACAAGAAGATCGTCCTGCACTGCAAGACGGGCGTCCGCAGTGCGGAGGTCCTCGCCGTCCTGAAGTCCGCGGGCTTCGCGGACGCCGTGCACGTCGGCGGCGGCGTGATCGGCTGGGTCAACCAGATCGAGCCCGAGAAGCCCGTCTACTAG
- a CDS encoding alpha/beta hydrolase has translation MPKLPPRARALAATAVLLSTALAACGDAASDTADEARPDQKLSWKDCPAPSAAEGGGGAPSPLPGGARWQCATMKAPLDWDEPEGDTIGIALIRARASGAEDKRVGSLVFNFGGPGGSGVTTLPAFGADYAKLRTRYDLVSFDPRGVGRSDGVRCEDDAQLDRYFQQDATPDDEAERKEFIDNVKGFNEACEENSGKVLPHVRTTDVARDMDLMRQVLGDKKLHYFGISYGTELGGVYAHLFPKNVGRAVFDAVVDPTETAEQGSLGQAKGFQLALDNFAKDCVSQKDDCPVGDTEDDVKDRIAKLLKDLDAKPLPGLPPRRLTQTAATNGIVQALYSQDFWPYLTEGLEEAYDGDGRILMLLSDSMNGRNEDGEYSNLSAANVAINCADDKPRYTTADVEAKLPRFRAASPLFGDYLAWGMLGCTDWAVPGQADHPDVSAPDAAPILVIGNTGDPATPYEGARKMVDALGEGVGVELTYKGQGHGAYDSGDACVRGAVDGYLLNGTVPTSGTVCGTGKAAGKAAVPSGT, from the coding sequence ATGCCCAAGCTCCCGCCGCGTGCCAGGGCCCTGGCCGCCACCGCCGTCCTGCTGTCCACCGCGCTCGCGGCCTGCGGTGACGCGGCCTCGGACACAGCCGACGAGGCCCGGCCGGACCAGAAGCTCAGCTGGAAGGACTGCCCGGCGCCGTCCGCGGCCGAGGGCGGCGGCGGGGCCCCGTCACCGCTGCCCGGCGGCGCGCGGTGGCAGTGCGCCACCATGAAGGCCCCGCTGGACTGGGACGAGCCCGAGGGCGACACGATCGGCATCGCGCTCATCCGCGCCCGGGCCAGTGGCGCCGAGGACAAGCGCGTCGGCTCGCTCGTGTTCAACTTCGGCGGCCCCGGCGGCTCGGGCGTCACGACGCTGCCCGCGTTCGGCGCCGACTACGCGAAGCTGCGCACCCGGTACGACCTGGTGAGCTTCGACCCGCGCGGCGTCGGCCGCAGCGACGGCGTGCGGTGCGAGGACGACGCACAGCTCGACAGGTACTTCCAGCAGGACGCGACGCCCGACGACGAGGCCGAGCGCAAGGAGTTCATCGACAACGTCAAGGGCTTCAACGAGGCGTGCGAGGAGAACTCCGGCAAGGTGCTCCCCCATGTGCGCACCACTGACGTGGCCCGCGACATGGACCTGATGCGCCAGGTGCTCGGCGACAAGAAGCTGCACTACTTCGGCATCTCCTACGGCACCGAACTCGGCGGCGTCTACGCGCACTTGTTCCCCAAGAACGTCGGCCGCGCCGTGTTCGACGCGGTCGTCGACCCCACCGAGACGGCCGAACAGGGCTCCCTCGGGCAGGCCAAGGGCTTCCAGCTCGCCCTCGACAACTTCGCGAAGGACTGCGTCTCCCAGAAGGACGACTGCCCCGTCGGCGACACCGAGGACGACGTCAAGGACCGCATCGCCAAGCTCCTGAAGGACCTGGACGCCAAGCCGCTGCCCGGTCTTCCGCCGCGCCGCCTGACCCAGACCGCGGCCACCAACGGCATCGTGCAGGCCCTGTACTCCCAGGACTTCTGGCCCTACCTCACCGAGGGCCTGGAAGAGGCCTACGACGGCGACGGCCGGATCCTCATGCTCCTGTCCGACTCGATGAACGGGCGCAACGAGGACGGCGAGTACAGCAACCTGTCGGCGGCGAACGTCGCCATCAACTGCGCCGACGACAAGCCGCGGTACACGACGGCCGACGTCGAGGCGAAGCTCCCCCGCTTCCGGGCGGCCTCGCCGCTGTTCGGCGACTATCTGGCGTGGGGCATGCTCGGCTGCACCGACTGGGCCGTGCCGGGCCAGGCCGACCACCCGGACGTCAGTGCCCCCGACGCGGCGCCGATCCTCGTCATCGGCAACACCGGGGACCCCGCGACTCCCTACGAGGGCGCCCGCAAGATGGTCGACGCGCTCGGCGAGGGCGTGGGCGTCGAGCTGACGTACAAGGGCCAGGGGCACGGCGCGTACGACAGCGGGGACGCGTGCGTGCGGGGCGCGGTGGACGGCTACCTCCTGAACGGCACGGTGCCGACGTCGGGCACGGTCTGCGGCACGGGCAAGGCGGCGGGCAAGGCGGCGGTCCCGTCCGGCACTTGA
- a CDS encoding NAD-dependent epimerase/dehydratase family protein, translated as MRVLLIGANGYLGRFVADRLLADPAVQLTALGRGDDSDVRFDLASGSPGALTRFLDAVHPGVVINCAGATRGGARELTRHNTVAVATICEALRRSGCGARLVQLGCGAEYGPSQPGSSTAEDAVPRPGGPYGVSKLAATELVLGSGLDAVVLRVFSPAGPGTPAGSPLGRLAEAMRRAMQSGDGELKLGGLGVQRDFIDVRDIARAVHAASLSAAQGIVNIGSGRAVRLRDAAAVLARVAGYGGALHELDQPPGRPGLHPRVDADHAAPAAYPYPDGCGSWQQADVRTARDRLGWRPRINLEESLADIWMEAACRI; from the coding sequence ATGAGGGTGTTGCTGATCGGAGCCAACGGATACCTCGGCCGGTTCGTCGCCGACCGGCTGCTCGCCGACCCGGCGGTCCAGCTCACCGCGCTCGGCCGCGGGGACGACTCGGACGTACGGTTCGACCTCGCCAGCGGCAGCCCCGGCGCGCTGACCCGCTTCCTGGACGCCGTACACCCGGGCGTCGTCATCAACTGCGCGGGCGCCACCCGCGGCGGCGCCCGCGAACTGACCCGGCACAACACCGTCGCCGTCGCCACCATCTGCGAGGCCCTGCGCCGCAGCGGCTGCGGCGCCCGCCTGGTGCAACTCGGCTGCGGCGCCGAGTACGGCCCGAGCCAGCCCGGCTCGTCCACCGCCGAGGACGCCGTGCCACGGCCCGGCGGCCCCTACGGCGTCAGCAAGCTGGCCGCCACCGAACTCGTCCTCGGCTCCGGCCTGGACGCCGTGGTCCTGCGGGTGTTCTCGCCCGCGGGCCCCGGCACCCCCGCCGGATCGCCGCTCGGCCGCCTCGCCGAGGCCATGCGCCGCGCCATGCAGTCCGGCGACGGCGAGCTCAAGCTCGGCGGGCTCGGCGTCCAGCGCGACTTCATCGACGTCCGCGACATCGCCCGGGCCGTGCACGCCGCCTCGCTCTCCGCCGCCCAGGGCATCGTCAACATCGGCTCCGGGCGCGCCGTGCGGCTGCGCGACGCCGCCGCCGTGCTCGCCCGCGTCGCCGGCTACGGCGGCGCCCTGCACGAACTCGACCAGCCGCCCGGCAGGCCCGGCCTCCACCCGCGGGTCGACGCCGACCACGCCGCGCCCGCCGCCTACCCCTACCCGGACGGCTGCGGCAGCTGGCAGCAGGCCGACGTGCGCACCGCGCGCGACCGGCTCGGCTGGCGGCCGCGCATCAACCTCGAAGAGTCGCTCGCCGACATCTGGATGGAGGCCGCATGCCGCATCTAG
- a CDS encoding alpha/beta hydrolase, with the protein MPLFVRSAALATAATLVAALAVGCTGSSDDKGGKDGSDGGRSGERPAAQGADPKPRPDPSSTLPAAVVAQRLDWGACEGSGKDAPPGGEWRCATLKVPLDYAKPDGETIGIALIRAASTAKKRGDRIGSLLFNFGGPGGSGVSMLPAFAGAYGDLRERYDLVSFDPRGVAGSEGVRCRSDQRTQAAENTDPTPDTPAEEKAYLGDAAAFGAGCARAAKKLLPHVSTADAARDMDVLRQVLGDEKLHYFGISYGTELGGTYAHLFPKKVGRLTLDAVVDPTAGTVGHARNQARGFQRALENYLRSSGEVPATGTRRIAELLRRVDAKPLRTSTPGRRLGEALATTGITVALYSRQTWPVLTDALEKAEKGDGTGLLELADTYNDRDASGAYSTQSHAQRAIGCRDAKERPTAAEAKARLAAFREISPVFGGFMAWDTAGWCHDWPVAGLRDTPEVSAPGAAPILVVGTTGDPATPYEGARKMADELGEGVGVQLTWKGEGHGAYGNGSDCVDGTVNDYLLKGEVPRDGKVCAP; encoded by the coding sequence ATGCCGCTTTTCGTACGGTCGGCGGCCCTGGCCACCGCGGCGACCCTGGTGGCCGCGCTCGCCGTGGGGTGCACCGGCTCGTCCGACGACAAGGGCGGCAAGGACGGCAGCGACGGCGGCAGAAGCGGTGAGCGCCCCGCGGCCCAGGGCGCCGACCCGAAGCCGCGGCCGGACCCGTCGTCCACGCTGCCCGCGGCCGTGGTCGCACAGCGGCTCGACTGGGGCGCGTGCGAGGGCTCGGGCAAGGACGCCCCGCCCGGCGGCGAGTGGCGGTGCGCGACCCTGAAGGTCCCGCTGGACTACGCGAAGCCGGACGGCGAGACCATCGGCATCGCCCTGATCCGCGCCGCGTCCACCGCCAAGAAGCGCGGCGACCGCATCGGCTCGCTCCTGTTCAACTTCGGCGGGCCCGGCGGCTCGGGCGTCTCCATGCTCCCGGCGTTCGCGGGCGCGTACGGCGACCTGCGCGAGCGGTACGACCTGGTGAGCTTCGACCCGCGCGGCGTCGCGGGCAGCGAGGGCGTGCGCTGCCGCAGCGACCAGCGGACCCAGGCGGCGGAGAACACGGACCCCACCCCGGACACCCCGGCCGAGGAGAAGGCGTATCTGGGCGACGCGGCCGCGTTCGGCGCGGGCTGCGCGCGGGCCGCGAAGAAGCTCCTGCCGCACGTCTCGACGGCCGACGCCGCCCGCGACATGGACGTCCTGCGGCAGGTCCTCGGCGACGAGAAGCTGCACTACTTCGGCATCTCGTACGGCACCGAACTGGGCGGCACGTACGCCCACTTGTTCCCGAAGAAGGTGGGCCGCCTCACCCTCGACGCGGTCGTCGACCCGACGGCGGGCACGGTGGGCCACGCGCGGAACCAGGCCCGGGGCTTCCAGCGCGCCCTGGAGAACTACCTCAGGTCCTCCGGAGAGGTCCCCGCCACGGGCACGCGGAGGATAGCCGAGCTGCTGCGCCGCGTGGACGCGAAGCCGCTGCGGACGTCCACGCCCGGCCGCAGGCTCGGCGAGGCCCTCGCGACGACGGGCATCACGGTCGCGCTGTACAGCAGGCAGACCTGGCCGGTGCTCACCGACGCCCTGGAGAAGGCCGAGAAGGGCGACGGCACGGGACTCCTGGAGCTGGCCGACACGTACAACGACCGGGACGCGTCCGGCGCGTACAGCACCCAGAGCCACGCGCAGCGCGCGATCGGCTGCCGGGACGCCAAGGAGCGGCCGACGGCGGCCGAGGCCAAGGCGCGGCTCGCCGCGTTCCGGGAGATATCCCCGGTGTTCGGCGGCTTCATGGCCTGGGACACGGCGGGCTGGTGCCACGACTGGCCAGTGGCCGGCCTGCGGGACACGCCCGAGGTGAGCGCTCCCGGCGCCGCCCCGATCCTGGTCGTCGGCACCACCGGCGACCCGGCGACGCCGTACGAGGGCGCCCGGAAGATGGCGGACGAGCTGGGCGAGGGCGTCGGCGTCCAGCTCACCTGGAAGGGCGAGGGCCACGGGGCGTACGGCAACGGCAGCGACTGCGTCGACGGCACGGTCAACGACTATCTGCTCAAGGGCGAGGTCCCGCGCGACGGCAAGGTCTGCGCGCCATGA